The DNA window TAATTCCGGATCGGGTAGGAGTGTTGTGCGGATAATCGCCCCAAGAAAAACACCCGGAAGCGTGCCGATAATTATTGTCCATGAAAGTGACCAGACCATCCGGCGTTCGTGATGAAAGCGCCACACCCCGCTCGGAGTCGAAATCACGTTGTACAATAAATTAGTCGGAGTCACACCCGGTCCGGAAAATCCAAGAAAGCTGACTTGAAACGGCAGAAGTATGAACGCCCCTGAAAGCCCGCCCATCGATGTCAAGGTCGAGATGAGAAAGGCGACAGCCACCGGAAGCCACCAATAGGTCTCAACGCCGCTTATGGGAAAGTGTAACATGCCTGGCAATTCGCCCATATGGGTTTATGGAAGAGTCAGCTTGTAAAGCGGTCTGGATTCTGAGAGACGCTGAGCTACTTTGAAACCGAGCCGTTTGAAAATTATTTCACCGCCCGTAAATGAAAATGCCGCCGGAAGTTTTTCACCGTCTTTGGTAAGCGACACAGGATAAGCTTCTATGATGCGCCCTCTGCGGCTTTTGATGGCCGTCACTGCGGCACTGGCAAGCATCTGGCTGACACCGCGATTGCGAAATCCGCTGGCCAAATAAAAACAGTTTATCGACCAGACTGGCTCGACAGCTTTCTGTTCGGCGGAATTATCGGAACTCCTGTATGCCTTAACGGTCTCGGTTCGCGGAAAATCTGCGCGCATACCAAACGAGCACCAGCCGACAGGAGTTTTGCCGTCGAAAGCAAGTATGCCAAGCGCTTTGCCGTCGTTCACCAGTTTCTGGAACACCATCCGGTTCGGTTCGCCTTGAACGGCCAGCCATGTTTTGCCGCCTTGGGGAGTTCTCCAGTGCATGCACCAGCATCCGCCGCATGCTCCTTTGGTTCCAAAGAGCGATTCAATATTCGACCAGTCCGATTTTTTAATTTCACGAACTGTAATTGTCTCTGTTAACTTCTGTATAGTCATCTTTATAATAGTAAAAGCTGTCACTGGACTCTGCAACTGTTACTTTGTTGCCCATAAGCCCGACGATGAAAAAAGCTTGCTCTTTTCGGGCGCACGGCCTATTTTGGTGGCTGTCTCTGGACGAATGTCAGGAATAGAATTTCCGGCCTTGAGAGCCGGACAGACATGATTTGGAAAAGAAACCGATCGATAGCAAGGGTGTAATACAATGCGATTTAACGACTCTCTCGAAAATGATGTGGTGATTCTTGATGTTTCCGGAAAAATCATGGGCGGCGATGAGACAGCCCAGTTTCATGGAAAGATCCACGATTACATTGGCAAAAAGAAGATGAATTTCATCGTCGATCTGGCCGGTGTGGAATGGATGAACTCGGTCGGACTCGGCATGCTCATTTCGGCGCTGACGACCGTCAAAAACTCCGGTGGACGACTGGTACTTGCCAATATTACTAAGATTGAATCTATCCTGGCTATCACGCGGTTGATTACGGTGTTTGAACACTACGACAGCCGCAAAGAGGCGCTGGAATCGTTTAAGAAATAACGCAGATCTCAAGTTTTGATATATAAAAAAGACCGCATTGCGGTCTTTTTTTTGTTTGAGGAGATACTGTAAAACTCCCCTGTTAATGAAAAATGATTGTTAAGTCCTTGTCTAATTGTTCGGTTAGTGAAATATTATTTGACGGCACTTTTATTGATATGAACGCACCGGAATTCGAGCTCGACGATCCACGCCAAAAAGCCCGTTATGGGGGGCTGATTGCCTGCGACGAACGGCGCCCCCACGACGTTTTGGACGGCAAGTCACTCACAGCCTTCAGCAAACAGCAAACCACCGAAAACTCTACTTTCGAATTGTCTACTTGACAGGGAGGCTTACGGTGACCTAAAACCATGGGTAGTGAAGCAATTGCGTGACTCAATGGAACCTGGTCAAAATGGAATTATTGTTACCACCAATCGAATCGAGGAAAATGCGCGTAAAGAAGCAAAATCAGACGTGGAAAAGCCTGTTGATTTCATAGATGTCTCAGATTTCGCACAATTGGTGTTTGATAAACTCTCTGAGCTGAATGACCAAGAAATGTGGTCACTTGGCTTAAGGCGCTTGATTTCCGGCCGTTAGCGATAGGAAAGAATGATATATAATCGACTATTATCTAAATCCAACTGTATGTCGTCAAACGCTATTAGACATCTTCCCTTCCCGAAAAGCCCCATCGCAAGTAGTGTGGTGCCTGAATAAAGAGAAGATAGACCCCAGCTTCCGCTGGGGTGACATTACAATCTGTCGTTGCAAGGGCGGACTTAAGAGCCTCGTGCACCAGCGCTTGTACTGCTCTGCACCCGACGGAATTACAACGAGATGAATACTACGCGAGACGTTTTTTGTACGAAATCTTTTCGGGATCAAGATCGCCGTGATAGTGCTCAGGGATAACTTCATAGGCATCGATTATACCGGTCACTGCGGCTTCGATTGACATGTTTTCATTTCCCACCGCAAGCCGAGCGGCGCGCCCGTAGGCAACCATGACCAGTTCCCCTTCGCCTGCGCCAAGCACATCGGCGGCGACGACGGTGTCGGTATTAGGAGCTTTTTTCAAGTTAAGCGGTTGGATGATGAGAAATTTTATACCGCGAGTATTTTCCGTTTTCTGGGTCGCCCAGAGCGATCCGACAACTCTACCAATAAACATAAATCACTTTAACTCGCGGATCTGTTTGATGGCTTCGATAAGCTCCTGCTTGTTCGCCATTGAAATCTGTCGACCTTGTATTGGTAAATCGGAAAGTGAGCGGGCGAATTGTCTGAGTTGCGAAACAGGGAGAGACTCCAAATGCGCAAGAGTCACTGTCTCGCCAATGTTTTTCTGTGTCACAAAGCTCTTTTCGGCGCTCACCGCTACCGCGCCGCGAGAATCACCTGCGGCATGAACCTTTTCTTTCGACACACGCGAAGTATCTCTGTTGGCCGAAACCGAGGGTTTTTTTGGCGCAGGTTTTGTTTGAGGGTCATTGTAGGCTCTGTTGCCCGAATCAAGATTGTCATAGGTGAAGCGCGGGCGTTTTTCCTGTTTGTGGTAATTGGAGACATACCGTATAGGCGGTGTGATTGCGGCAAGTTCATCATCGGGGCGGGGAATAACATGGGCTGCAATTACCTCGCCGACTTTGGCGGCGGCGCGTGCTCCCGCCTCAACTGCAGCCTGCACTGCTCCCAATTCCCCTTCGATTTTGATAGTCACTAATGCGGCATCGGTAAGCTCGGCCGCAGAGATAACAACCGCGGCGGCTTTGGCGGCCGCATCGCATGCTTCGATTGCGGCGATCAGCCCTTTTGTTTCGATGAGACCTAATGCATATGACGACATAAGTATGTAACAATAGTACAACTCAATGCAAAAACAAATTAATTCTCATAAGAAAGGGTGATTTGGGAGCAGTTAATTTTAACCGCCCGCACTCCCCTCGAATGCGGGCGGCCATACACCAGAGAAAAGAGGACCTGCGCTAACAACTGCGCACAGGAGTAAAAATGACAAAACAATATAAAGCAACGTGTGTGCCACATGCTCCACATTCTCGTATCGCTGTGTTATGTCTATGCGTATCAAAAGCTTAGTTCAAACTTTCAACTGAGGCTCGAAATTGTGTCATCAATCAGGTCGTATATTAATACGAAATAGATTCCAATAAAAAAATGGTAAGCATATATTTTACATACACTTACCATTACCAAGAAGAACTACGAAAAAATCGTATTGTTAAACGAACATTAGCAGATTTTCATCTCTGCTGACCGCTATAAGCTAATTGAGCATGCCTCCTGTCGTCTCAAGGCCGTAACGTTTGAGTTTGGTTCGCACCGTGGCCTCGTGGACGCCGAGTAACCGCGCAGCTTCGCTCTTGTTGCCATGCGCCGCAAGTAACGCCTCAACAATGAGTTTCCGCTCAAATTCCTCGACTCGGTCAAAGAGACTGTCCGATTGTGTGACAGGAATTGAGCCTTCGAATACCGACCGGCTGACTTCGGCCAAATCTCCTTCAGCCACAAGTAGGGACATGACTTCAAGCCGCTTTATCTTGTTTTGAAGTTCACGGATATTCCCCGGCCAGTCGTAAGCAAGGAACCGTCGTACCAAATCAGTCGGGAGTGACTCACCTGCTTTGAGCAGGCCGCGCTCCTGCATAATATGCTGGAGCAGGAGCGGAATGTCTTCTTTCCGTTCGCGCAAGGGCGGGATATGGAATGCAATACCGCTCAGACGATAGTACAGGTCGCGCCGGAACCTTCCCTGCTCCACCAGAGTTTCGAGAGGCTGGTTTGTGGCTGCCACTATGATAATATCCAGCGAAACCTCTTTTGTCGATCCGAGTGGCATGACTTTTTTGCGTTCGAGAACGCCCAAAAGTTTGGCTTGAAGTGACAGGGGCATGTCTCCGATCTCATCTAAAAAGAGGATGCCGCCATTGGCCGCAACAAAAAGGCCTTGCTTGTTGCCATCTGCTCCGGTAAATGCTCCTTTGGAATATCCAAAGAGCTCGGATTCAAGCAGAGTTTCCGGAATCGACGCGCAGTTGATCGCCACAAATGGCATTGTCGGCCTGACCATCGAGTGGTAATAACGGGCCATGCGGTCTTTGCCTACCCCCGTTTCGCCAGTCAGCAAAATCGGCAAATCGGGTCGGGTAATCATCGGCAATTGTTTCTTGAATCGAATTATCTCGGGGTTCAAGCTCAAATAATCCAGATCGGATGTAACCGGCTTTGCATCTGGCGCAGGTCGCTGGCTTGATGAAACCACCGGGCCAGTTTCACGCAAGGAGATCAGTTGTCCGACTTCCTCGAGTTTCAAAGTCATTCTCGCACGGGCGTAGAACTCCTCGGCGCGGAAGAGATAGATGAGGCGCTGACGGTTATCAAAAAGTCCTGATTTGCCTGCTACGACAAGTGCGTCGGCTTTTTCAAAGAGTACTCCTGACTGGTCGAGGAGGTCGATTGATTCCTGAAGCGCTTTGCGGCCTTCGTCGTGCCGATTTTCTGATTCCGCGACACGCGCTTTGAGTTTGAGCAAAGCTCCTTTTTCAGTTTTGTCATCTGCGCGATCCATGATGACAACGGCTTTGGTGATAAAGCGCTGAGCCATTCGGAAGTTTTCAGCGCGGACATACATTTCCGCGATATGCCGCATGGCGCGTCCAGCGAGGGTTGAGTCCGGAGCGATCTGATCGGCTTCGGCAAGGGCACTGTGCAAAATCACAAGAGCTTCATCATTTTTGCCCATGCGATAGTGTAATTCGCCAAGATAGGTTTTATAGATGACTTCATCCCGGCGGCTGTTGGATGCGATGATGCCGGGATAGGCCGATGCCAGAGCCTCTTCTGCCTTGACGTGTTCTCCTTGTTGCATATAGAGATAGCCCAGCGAAAGATAGGCTTTGGCAACTTCGAGCATGTCTGCAAGTTCGCTTGACAGTTCGATGTTGGTCTTCAAATACTGCTCGGCTTGAGCGACATCACCGGTAAAGGTATAGATACGGCCGATGTTGCCCATCATGAAGGCGAGCTTCTTTTTGTCGTCAAGCTGGCGCGCGATTCCGACGGCATCAAGCAATGTCCCAAGAGCATTGGAATAATCGCTTTGGCGGAAATAGAGGTTAGCAAGCTGATTGAGGGCGCGGCTTTGGCCCTCAAGCGCGTCGTTGCGACGGAAAATGGATTCGGCATCGCGATAGGCTTTCCGGGCCTCGGACATGTGTGTCATATCACGAAGGATATTTCCCAGCACAAGAAAGACCTCAGCGAGTGCGATGCTGTCGCCTTCTTTTGAGGCATGGATTTGCGCCACACGAATGGTTTTGAGTGCAACGCTCAGATTACCCGATGCCAGATTGGCCATCGCGGCCAGACGCAGGAATTTCCCCGCGTTTACTCCGCCCGTTTCCTCGATTTCAGCACGGTTGGCCGCGACAAAATCAAGCGCTAAAGCAAAATTCCGCGCATCTATAAGCGACTGAAGGTAGTCGACTATCGATTGGCCGAATGGTATGCCCTTGTCCTTATGTTTTTCCATTACTGTGCCGCCTTCCGGCTTGGAAGAGCTATATCAAAGGTGACACTGTTGGATTTCTTTGAGCGCTTTCCTTGGGCCTGCTCGAAGCGATGATTTCGTTCGCTGACAACAAACCAGCGTGAAAAAACACGATAAATAAATCGTTCGATAGGGTTGCTAAACGTATTTGCGGCTTCCATTGTGGGAGCCTTTTCGCCAGTCGTAATAGACGTATAAGTGTTTCTTGTTCCCGAGCCGTCACTTAATCCATCGCCGCCCCAGGGATGGTCGTCCCCTTCAGATCCGCCGGTAATGACATCCGGTCCAGGTGTATAGGGACGGTTTCTGGCAGAAAGATCTCCGCCGAGTGAAAAGATGAGTATCAGCGCGACAGCTAATACGGTGACTGAGTTTTT is part of the Candidatus Zixiibacteriota bacterium genome and encodes:
- a CDS encoding sigma 54-interacting transcriptional regulator encodes the protein MEKHKDKGIPFGQSIVDYLQSLIDARNFALALDFVAANRAEIEETGGVNAGKFLRLAAMANLASGNLSVALKTIRVAQIHASKEGDSIALAEVFLVLGNILRDMTHMSEARKAYRDAESIFRRNDALEGQSRALNQLANLYFRQSDYSNALGTLLDAVGIARQLDDKKKLAFMMGNIGRIYTFTGDVAQAEQYLKTNIELSSELADMLEVAKAYLSLGYLYMQQGEHVKAEEALASAYPGIIASNSRRDEVIYKTYLGELHYRMGKNDEALVILHSALAEADQIAPDSTLAGRAMRHIAEMYVRAENFRMAQRFITKAVVIMDRADDKTEKGALLKLKARVAESENRHDEGRKALQESIDLLDQSGVLFEKADALVVAGKSGLFDNRQRLIYLFRAEEFYARARMTLKLEEVGQLISLRETGPVVSSSQRPAPDAKPVTSDLDYLSLNPEIIRFKKQLPMITRPDLPILLTGETGVGKDRMARYYHSMVRPTMPFVAINCASIPETLLESELFGYSKGAFTGADGNKQGLFVAANGGILFLDEIGDMPLSLQAKLLGVLERKKVMPLGSTKEVSLDIIIVAATNQPLETLVEQGRFRRDLYYRLSGIAFHIPPLRERKEDIPLLLQHIMQERGLLKAGESLPTDLVRRFLAYDWPGNIRELQNKIKRLEVMSLLVAEGDLAEVSRSVFEGSIPVTQSDSLFDRVEEFERKLIVEALLAAHGNKSEAARLLGVHEATVRTKLKRYGLETTGGMLN
- a CDS encoding restriction endonuclease; protein product: MKQLRDSMEPGQNGIIVTTNRIEENARKEAKSDVEKPVDFIDVSDFAQLVFDKLSELNDQEMWSLGLRRLISGR
- a CDS encoding BMC domain-containing protein, producing the protein MSSYALGLIETKGLIAAIEACDAAAKAAAVVISAAELTDAALVTIKIEGELGAVQAAVEAGARAAAKVGEVIAAHVIPRPDDELAAITPPIRYVSNYHKQEKRPRFTYDNLDSGNRAYNDPQTKPAPKKPSVSANRDTSRVSKEKVHAAGDSRGAVAVSAEKSFVTQKNIGETVTLAHLESLPVSQLRQFARSLSDLPIQGRQISMANKQELIEAIKQIRELK
- a CDS encoding EutN/CcmL family microcompartment protein; translated protein: MFIGRVVGSLWATQKTENTRGIKFLIIQPLNLKKAPNTDTVVAADVLGAGEGELVMVAYGRAARLAVGNENMSIEAAVTGIIDAYEVIPEHYHGDLDPEKISYKKRLA
- a CDS encoding STAS domain-containing protein, with protein sequence MRFNDSLENDVVILDVSGKIMGGDETAQFHGKIHDYIGKKKMNFIVDLAGVEWMNSVGLGMLISALTTVKNSGGRLVLANITKIESILAITRLITVFEHYDSRKEALESFKK